In a single window of the Elaeis guineensis isolate ETL-2024a chromosome 6, EG11, whole genome shotgun sequence genome:
- the LOC105046676 gene encoding UDP-arabinopyranose mutase 1 isoform X2 yields the protein MAEGYSSIPNTPLLKDELDIVIPTIRNLDFLEMWRPFFQPYHLIIVQDGDPSKTIKVPEGFDYELYNRNDINRILGPKASCISFKDSACRCFGYMISKKKYIYTIDDDCFVAKDPSGKQINALEQHIKNLLTPSTPFFFNTLYDPFRDGADFVRGYPFSLREGVTTAVSHGLWLNIPDYDAPTQLVKPHERNTRYVDAVLTVPKGTLFPMCGMNLAFNRELIGPAMYFGLMGDGQPIGRYDDMWAGWCTKVICDHLGLGVKTGLPYIWHSKASNPFANLKKEYNGIFWQEELIPFFQSAVLSKDCTTVQKCYIELSKQVREKLGKIDPYFNKLADAMVTWIEAWDELNPSGAAAEKPNGPAK from the exons ATGGCGGAGGGTTACAGTTCGATCCCGAACACGCCATTGCTGAAGGATGAGCTCGACATCGTGATCCCGACGATCCGGAACCTGGATTTCTTGGAGATGTGGAGGCCCTTCTTCCAGCCCTACCACTTAATCATCGTTCAGGATGGGGATCCCTCGAAGACGATTAAGGTGCCGGAGGGGTTCGATTACGAGCTCTACAACCGGAACGACATCAACCGGATCTTGGGTCCCAAGGCTTCGTGCATCTCCTTCAAGGACTCGGCTTGCCGCTGCTTCGGCTAcatgatctccaagaagaagtacATCTACACTATCGATGATGACTGCTTC GTTGCTAAAGATCCATCTGGCAAACAGATCAATGCACTTGAGCAGCACATAAAGAATCTCCTCACCCCTTCTACCCCCTTCTTCTTTAACACACTGTATGATCCGTTTAGAGATGGTGCAGACTTTGTTCGTGGTTATCCTTTCAGCCTTCGGGAAGGTGTTACAACTGCTGTTTCTCATGGCCTTTGGCTCAACATTCCTGACTATGATGCTCCCACTCAGCTTGTCAAGCCTCATGAGAGGAACACCAG GTACGTGGACGCTGTACTTACAGTCCCCAAGGGGACTTTGTTTCCAATGTGTGGAATGAACCTGGCTTTCAACCGTGAACTGATAGGCCCTGCAATGTACTTTGGATTGATGGGTGATGGACAACCTATTGGGCGTTATGATGATATGTGGGCGGGATGGTGTACCAAG GTGATCTGTGACCACTTGGGTTTGGGTGTGAAGACTGGACTGCCCTACATCTGGCACAGCAAGGCCAGCAATCCGTTTGCGAACTTGAAGAAGGAGTATAATGGTATATTCTGGCAAGAAGAGCTGATCCCGTTCTTCCAATCTGCTGTCCTTTCAAAGGATTGCACCACCGTTCAGAAATGCTATATTGAACTGTCGAAGCAAGTGAGGGAAAAGCTCGGGAAGATCGATCCTTACTTCAACAAGCTTGCAGATGCCATGGTTACATGGATTGAGGCTTGGGATGAGCTCAACCCATCCGGAGCTGCTGCTGAAAAACCCAATGGCCCAGCCAAGTGA
- the LOC105046676 gene encoding UDP-arabinopyranose mutase 1 isoform X1: protein MAEGYSSIPNTPLLKDELDIVIPTIRNLDFLEMWRPFFQPYHLIIVQDGDPSKTIKVPEGFDYELYNRNDINRILGPKASCISFKDSACRCFGYMISKKKYIYTIDDDCFVAKDPSGKQINALEQHIKNLLTPSTPFFFNTLYDPFRDGADFVRGYPFSLREGVTTAVSHGLWLNIPDYDAPTQLVKPHERNTSVLFTRYVDAVLTVPKGTLFPMCGMNLAFNRELIGPAMYFGLMGDGQPIGRYDDMWAGWCTKVICDHLGLGVKTGLPYIWHSKASNPFANLKKEYNGIFWQEELIPFFQSAVLSKDCTTVQKCYIELSKQVREKLGKIDPYFNKLADAMVTWIEAWDELNPSGAAAEKPNGPAK, encoded by the exons ATGGCGGAGGGTTACAGTTCGATCCCGAACACGCCATTGCTGAAGGATGAGCTCGACATCGTGATCCCGACGATCCGGAACCTGGATTTCTTGGAGATGTGGAGGCCCTTCTTCCAGCCCTACCACTTAATCATCGTTCAGGATGGGGATCCCTCGAAGACGATTAAGGTGCCGGAGGGGTTCGATTACGAGCTCTACAACCGGAACGACATCAACCGGATCTTGGGTCCCAAGGCTTCGTGCATCTCCTTCAAGGACTCGGCTTGCCGCTGCTTCGGCTAcatgatctccaagaagaagtacATCTACACTATCGATGATGACTGCTTC GTTGCTAAAGATCCATCTGGCAAACAGATCAATGCACTTGAGCAGCACATAAAGAATCTCCTCACCCCTTCTACCCCCTTCTTCTTTAACACACTGTATGATCCGTTTAGAGATGGTGCAGACTTTGTTCGTGGTTATCCTTTCAGCCTTCGGGAAGGTGTTACAACTGCTGTTTCTCATGGCCTTTGGCTCAACATTCCTGACTATGATGCTCCCACTCAGCTTGTCAAGCCTCATGAGAGGAACACCAG TGTTTTGTTTACCAGGTACGTGGACGCTGTACTTACAGTCCCCAAGGGGACTTTGTTTCCAATGTGTGGAATGAACCTGGCTTTCAACCGTGAACTGATAGGCCCTGCAATGTACTTTGGATTGATGGGTGATGGACAACCTATTGGGCGTTATGATGATATGTGGGCGGGATGGTGTACCAAG GTGATCTGTGACCACTTGGGTTTGGGTGTGAAGACTGGACTGCCCTACATCTGGCACAGCAAGGCCAGCAATCCGTTTGCGAACTTGAAGAAGGAGTATAATGGTATATTCTGGCAAGAAGAGCTGATCCCGTTCTTCCAATCTGCTGTCCTTTCAAAGGATTGCACCACCGTTCAGAAATGCTATATTGAACTGTCGAAGCAAGTGAGGGAAAAGCTCGGGAAGATCGATCCTTACTTCAACAAGCTTGCAGATGCCATGGTTACATGGATTGAGGCTTGGGATGAGCTCAACCCATCCGGAGCTGCTGCTGAAAAACCCAATGGCCCAGCCAAGTGA